The Pseudofrankia sp. DC12 region GAGGGTCTCGACGGTGAAGGTGCCGTGCTGGCTGGTGAACTCCAGGGAGCCGGGCTGGGCACCCTGTTGCTGTTGTACGCCGCCGATGGCGTGGTCGAGCGTGTCGTAGACGCGCAGCGCCCCGTCGCCGCCGCGCACCGCCAGCCGGCGTACCTGTGGGAAGACCGCGTACCGGGAGTCGTTCTGGCCGCCGCTGGAACCCGGCCGGCCCAGCTCCGGCGGCCACCACGTGTCCAGGTTCGCCTGGTGCACCGGGCTGGGCGAGCCTTCGGCCGCCCGTTCGGGCGCGTACAGCGGGGCGGCCGCCAGCAGGCTCGCCAGGTCGCTCGCCAGTCCGCTGACCGTTGCCTTCAGCCGGTCGTTGAACATGTCGCCGACCATCGTCAGGCCGCCGGCCATCCACTGCCCGCGCCCGCCGAGCTCGGGGTGGGAGAACTGCGCCATGGTGCCGTTGCCCCGCCGGACCGCCTCCAGCATGACGCGCACCGCGTCGGTGCTGACGCCGTAGCGGGCGGCGAGACCCGCGACCGCTCGCTCGCCCTGGCTAGTCAGCTCGCGCACGATGACTCCCCCCGTGGTTCGACACCTGCCCCGCTAAGGCTAGGGCCACAGCGTCCAGATCATCACGTCAACGCCGTTTCCGCGCCCCGGCGGCCAGCGGCGAGCGGTCGCGCGGGGACCGTGACCAGCCGCCTGCGGGGCGGTGGCTGCGCGGTGGCATAGTGCCGGCTGTGCTCGACTGGTCTCACAACGCCTACTACCACCGGCTGCTGCTACGCCAGCTGCCGCGGCCCTGCCGGCGGGTGCTCGATGTCGGCTGTGGCGTCGGGGCGTTCGCGGCCCGGCTCGCCCAGCACAGCGAGCAGGTCGACGCCGTCGACCGCTCCGCGCGGATGATCGAGGAGGCG contains the following coding sequences:
- a CDS encoding SHOCT domain-containing protein, with the protein product MRELTSQGERAVAGLAARYGVSTDAVRVMLEAVRRGNGTMAQFSHPELGGRGQWMAGGLTMVGDMFNDRLKATVSGLASDLASLLAAAPLYAPERAAEGSPSPVHQANLDTWWPPELGRPGSSGGQNDSRYAVFPQVRRLAVRGGDGALRVYDTLDHAIGGVQQQQGAQPGSLEFTSQHGTFTVETLPLVGHATTAPPAPEPATVTAPADPQPAEPTAPAPAVATGTDADAVLATLDRLGDLHQRGVLTDEEFATKKAELLARL